Proteins encoded together in one Entelurus aequoreus isolate RoL-2023_Sb linkage group LG20, RoL_Eaeq_v1.1, whole genome shotgun sequence window:
- the LOC133635754 gene encoding uncharacterized protein LOC133635754 yields the protein MEPTNKKKKYSCKFQEHWKEQFQFIGDSAKGKGYATCNFCRSDISIEHGGRADIIIHERSGKHTAAAMQHGSEPIIMDHLDKRRPEGVTYAEIKMAMLIAASDIPFSFADEYYKSVKDMFPDSAIACQSANGGTRATQIVKDAIAPELDKEVIELCQNQPFGLICDESTSRNTDKEFVILARVYDPKTQEVVTKFLHMPVCDVGTAQDLFESLNTVLSDKKIDWRNVVAFNSDNASVMKGKHNSVVSRIKDMQPSLIDVGCICHLVQLATECGIEALRQPIEDILSSIYAHFDISAQCCEIVKEFMEFTDSETLELLRYCATSWLSLLTCINQVLNQWDALQAYFASHEDVEKPGKVKMLAEHLTNKKTKFFFLFLSQALKPLADFNVMFQAEGVIVHRLHREMTSLVKRIMGRFFPASLIADVPLKDIKFEDASLQLPDSELFLGEAAQSLLEDNMDELSSSVPMMFKAVRDFFVAVTTKMMTTFPLDNIILQNLTVLDPESRHRFSPNSVIELGKSLPQLRLDLDSLWDEVVAYQVLGREDLPKEARIDRFWAMLGRGGRFQTLLHLMKALLCVPHSNASSERVFSMVRKIVTENRTTMDNSTLNSLLSCKLNFTGAAHTYDPSRAMLILANRPDFPGSVPNFSDPPENLLGQQLSQISPDFHPDNNIGGVPLS from the exons ATGGAGCCGAcgaataagaagaagaagtactctTGCAAATTCCAAGAGCATTGGAAAGAGCAATTCCAGTTCATCGGGGACAGcgcgaaggggaaggggtatgctaccTGCAATTTTTGTAGATCAGACATCTCCATCGAACACGGTGGCCGGGCGGATATAATCATCCATGAACGGTCAGGGAAGCACACTGCTGCGGCAATGCAGCACGGCTCAGAGCCCATTATTATGGACCATCTGGATAAaaggagacccgagggtgtaacttatgccgagatcaaaatggctatgctgatagctgcaagcgacatcccgttctcatttgcggacgAGTactacaaatccgtgaaggatatgttcccggattcagcgATCGCTTGCCAGTCCGCAAATGGCGGAACAagggctactcaaatagtgaaag ATGCCATTGCCCCGGAATTGGACAAGGAAGTGATCGAACTGTGCCAAAACCAACCCTTTGGTCTGATCTGTGATGAAAGCACAAGCAGAAACACGGATAaa gaGTTTGTGATATTGGCGAGGGTTTACGATCCGAAAACTCAGGAGGTGGTGACGAAGTTTCTGCACATGCCAGTGTGCGACGTTGGCACAGCACAGGACCTCTTTGAGTCACTGAACACAGTGCTAAG TGACAAAAAAATTGACTGGAGAAACGTTGTGGCGTTTAATAGTGACAATGCCAGTGTCATGAAGGGGAAGCACAATTCTGTTGTCAGCAGAATCAAAGACATGCAGCCGTCCCTAATTGACGTGGGATGCATCTGtcatctggtccagctggccacagAATGTGGCATTGAGGCTCTACGCCAGCCTATTGAAGACATCCTCAGCAGTATATATGCTCACTTTGACATCAG TGCCCAATGTTGTGAAATCGTCAAAGAGTTTATGGAGTTCACAGACTCCGAAACTCTGGAGCTACTCCGATACTGTGCGACCAGCTGGCTCAGCTTGCTGACTTGCATAAACCAGGTGCTCAACCAGTGGGATGCACTGCAGGCATATTTTGCCAGTCATGAGGATGTGGAGAAGCCTGGCAAGGTGAAGATGCTGGCAGAGCATTTAACCAACAAGAAGACAaagttcttcttcctcttcctctcccaGGCTCTGAAACCACTGGCAGACTTCAATGTTATGTTTCAG GCTGAAGGAGTGATTGTTCACAGGCTGCACCGGGAGATGACCAGCCTGGTGAAAAGAATAATGGGAAGATTTTTCCCTGCCAGCCTTATTGCTGATGTCCCACTGAAAGACATCAAGTTCGAGGATGCCAGCCTACAGTTGCCAGACAGCGAACTCTTTCTTGGAGAAGCTGCACAAAGCCTCTTGGAGGACAACATGGATGAACTTTCCTCCTCTGTCCCAATGATGTTCAA GGCAGTGAGAGACTTCTTTGTAGCTGTGACCACAAAGATGATGACTACATTCCCCCTCGACAACATCATCCTCCAAAACCTGACCGTGTTGGACCCAGAGTCACGGCATCGATTTTCCCCAAACTCAG TTATAGAGCTTgggaaaagtctgccgcagctgcgattggacctggatagcctctgGGATGAAGTAGTGGcgtaccaagtgcttggcagggaagatcttcctaaggaagcaaggattgaccggttttgggccatgctagggagaggtggaagattccagactctgctgcatttgatgaaggcacttttgtgcgtgccacatagcaatgcatcatcagagagggtgttcagcatggttagaaagatagtgacggAGAATAGAACGActatggacaattcaacccttaactcactcctttcatgcaaattaaatttcacaggtgctgcccatacctatgatCCTTCAAGGGCtatgctcatacttgccaaccgtcccgattttcctgggagcgtcccgaatttcagtgaccctcctgaaaatctcctggggcaacaaTTAtcacaaatttctcccgatttccacccggacaacaatattgggggcgtgcctttaagttaa
- the LOC133635791 gene encoding uncharacterized protein LOC133635791: protein MKACSLFRRKGYTSLDRVVDFIHQQLQTSGQLCGYRWMYTKCKEDGLHVKKEEVRLILKELDPRGVELRGRRRLHRRNYFAKGPNYIWHFDSYDKLKPFGICINGCIDGFSRKIIWMNAFTTNSDPTVIGGYYMEAVKKLGGCPRIVRGDRGTENVKVRDFQRFLRRNIHDGSGIDSYIEGASTANQRIESWWGFLRRESMEFYISMFTDLKDRGLFGGTYLDRGLIQFCFMSFIQDELDETINVWDAHVIRPSKNDRVPSGRPRIMYMFPELYTTCDCISPVERADVQLCQSNCTFRPAVPCDTDIYNICNILMAESRLHLPADAYQALDLYLHLRNEITSAL from the exons atgaaggcatgtagtcTGTTTCGGCGCAAAGGATACACCTCTTTGGATCGCGTGGTAGATTTCATTCACCAGCAGTTACAAACAAGTGGCCAGCTGTGTGGATATAGGTGGATGTACACTAAATGCAAGGAGGATGGATTACACGTCAAGAAAGAAGAGGTGCGCTTAATTCTTAAAGAACTTGACCCGAGGGGTGTTGAACTCAGAGGAAGGAGACGGCTCCATCGTCGAAACTATTTCGCAAAAGGGCCCAATTATATTTGGCACTTTGACTCTTATGACAAACTGAAACCATTTGGTATCTGTATAAACGGCTGTATTGACGGATTTTCACGGAAAATTATCTGGATGAATGCATTTACGACCAACAGTGACCCAACAGTCATTGGAGGCTACTATATGGAGGCAGTGAAGAAATTGGGTGGTTGTCCGAGGATTGTCAGGGGCGATCGGGGCACTGAAAATGTTAAAGTCAGAGACTTTCAGCGTTTTCTCCGTCGCAACATTCATGACGGCTCTGGTATTGACAGCTACATCGAAGGGGCAAGCACAGCAAATCAGCGCATAGAGAGTTGGTGGGGTTTCCTCAGAAGAGAATCAATGGAATTCTACATCTCTATGTTCACTGACCTGAAGGACCGTGGTTTGTTCGGTGGTACATACTTGGACCGAGGTCTAATTCAGTTCTGCTTTATGAGCTTCATTCAG GATGAATTAGACGAGACCATCAATGTGTGGGATGCACATGTCATCAGACCATCAAAGAATGACAGGGTGCCCAGTGGTCGCCCCCGAATCATGTACATGTTCCCAGAACTCTACACAACTTGTGATTGCATTTCCCCAGTGGAGAGAGCTGATGTACAGTTGTGTCAGAGTAACTGCACATTTCGACCAGCAGTGCCATGTGACACAGACATCTACAACATCTGCAACATTCTGATGGCAGAGTCACGGCTGCATCTTCCAGCTGATGCTTATCAAGCATTGGATCTGTACCTGCACCTGAGGAATGAGATAACATCTGCTCTCTAA
- the LOC133635762 gene encoding uncharacterized protein LOC133635762: protein MGELLETGKCLFFANGHSSKGLMEDFEFDICDYSHSPVPREVTVGQLYEQTKLKMLRIYTATKSNKIILLSDESSDFEPTQKRPLKARTMKTRSLRNKTRRLNQVDHPESSSDLDLAPSGSMQQNHEQRGETISHSRSATPEMGNTELLHPRPTEDVGSHTQQSTRRHGSEDDCLTPVPNQDADLLLSDVSDSALNPAIPQSLEDSEVKFGPTVGDDSDTQDTTLPWNPDDLSSMQHSTINDGPVSSSSLPASPDPFDQEILILKLRRVNIVDDVLNVFMDPKVLNASLRMEFTNEKAMDSDGVSREAYSAFWDHFLDQCEGEDERVPRLRPDYSEKKWQALGRVWLKGYLDHKILPIRLSPAFVLACCKGVSSVDEELLMMSFARFLSENERVSLEKALQGTIDETVEEDLLDVFSRMGSHCLPPKNNLRAAILTMAHKALLQEPKFIIDCFHSSVHNAMPTLITKDNIMELYESKRPTNKKVAQMIKPSFESLNPKEQTALNHLLRYVRSIDQRKLEIFLRFCTGSTVLCKDTIEVIFNTLCGLSRRPVAHTCGAVLELPCTYSTYPEFRKEFDNVLSGDCFTMDIV from the exons ATGGGTGAATTGTTGGAGACAGGCAAATGCTTGTTTTTTGCAAATGGGCATTCATCAAAAGGACTGATGGAAGACTTCGAGTTTGACATTTGTGATTACAGTCACAGTCCTGTGCCCCGGGAAGTCACGGTGGGCCAGCTGTACGAACAGACTAAACTAAAAATGCTACGCATCTACACAGCCACCAAGTCTAACAAGATTATACTTCTCTCTGATGAATCATCGGACTTCGAGCCAACACAGAAAAGGCCACTGAAG GCTAGGACAATGAAGACACGATCCTTGAGGAACAAGACCAGGAGACTCAATCAAGTGGATCATCCAGAGAGCTCCTCTGATTTAGATCTGGCTCCCAGTGGCTCAATGCAGCAAAACCATGAACAA AGAGGAGAGACAATCAGCCATTCAAGATCAGCAACTCCTGAGATGGGTAACACAGAGCTCCTGCATCCACGACCTACTGAGGATGTTGGCAGTCATACTCAGCAGTCAACAAGAAGGCATGGATCTGAAGATGACTGTTTAACGCCTGTGCCAAATCAAGATGCAGACCTGTTGTTAAGTGATGTCTCAGATTCCGCTCTTAATCCTGCCATTCCACAATCTCTTGAGGACTCTGAAGTGAAGTTTGGACCCACTGTTGGTGATGATAGTGATACTCAAGACACCACTCTTCCCTGGAATCCAGATGACTTGAGCAGCATGCAG CATTCTACAATCAATGATGGTCCTGTATCATCAAGCAGTCTTCCAGCATCACCAGATCCATTTGACCAAGAAATCCTTATTTTGAAATTAAGACGAGTAAACATAGTTGATGATGTCCTTAATGTCTTCATGGATCCAAAAGTACTGAATGCTAGTCTAAGAATGGAGTTTACAAATGAGAAAGCTATGGACAGTGATGGTGTGTCAAGAGAGGCGTACTCTGCATTCTGGGACCACTTCTTGGACCAGTGTGAGGGGGAAGATGAACGAGTACCCAGGCTACGACCAGACTATTCTGAGAAGAAATGGCAAGCTCTCGGAAGAGTGTGGTTGAAAGGATACCTGGACCACAAAATCCTACCAATCAGACTGTCACCAGCCTTTGTTCTTGCTTGTTGTAAAGGAGTTAGCTCAGTGGATGAAGAACTATTGATGATGTCATTTGCCAGATTTCTTTCAGAGAATGAGCGTGTGTCGCTTGAAAAAGCACTACAGGGTACCATTGATGAAACTGTTGAGGAGGACTTACTTGATGTCTTCTCCAGAATGGGCTCACACTGCCTTCCCCCTAAAAACAATTTACGGGCTGCTATTTTAACAATGGCACACAAAGCTCTTCTTCAAGAGCCAAAGTTCATAATTGATTGTTTCCACTCCAGTGTTCATAATGCTATGCCAACGCTCATAACCAAAGACAACATAATGGAGCTATATGAATCTAAGAGGCCAACTAACAAGAAAGTGGCCCAGATGATAAAACCATCATTTGAAAGCCTAAATCCTAAAGAGCAGACTGCTCTTAACCACCTGCTACGGTATGTGAGAAGCATCGACCAAAGAAAATTGGAGATCTTCTTACGCTTCTGCACAGGATCTACTGTGCTGTGCAAAGACACAATTGAAGTAATTTTTAACACATTGTGTGGTTTAAGTCGCAGGCCTGTAGCACACACGTGTGGAGCAGTTCTTGAGTTACCATGCACTTACAGCACATACCCTGAGTTTCGCAAAGAATTTGATAATGTCTTGTCTGGCGACTGCTTCACAATGGATATTGTGTAG